One Alistipes sp. ZOR0009 genomic region harbors:
- the hutH gene encoding aromatic amino acid ammonia-lyase, whose amino-acid sequence MIMDLYMGIQDIYDILFNRKELVVSDDIRKKVEASYCFLERFSKDKVVYGINTGFGPMAQYRVDDEHLKQLQYNIIRSHSAGAGDPLPELYVKAAMVARLLTFAQGKSGVHIELVDTLSKFINNNIYPVVPQHGSVGASGDLVQLSHIALTLIGEGEVFYKGVRRDTQGVLEEFGIRPLGVHIREGLAVCNGTAVMTGIGLVNLINARRLLRWGVIAAVLMNEIAASYDDFMSEVLNSMKFHEGQQRIAKMMRDLSADSCCLPKREVELYGEANNEKIFSHKVQPYYSLRCVPQILGPVLEELDNAEKVLVNELNSVDDNPVVDTETQSVYHGGNFHGDYVSYEMDKLKIAITKLTMLCERQMNYLFHDKINGILPPFVNMGVLGLNYGLQAAQFTATSTTAECQTLSNPMYVHSIPNNNDNQDIVSMGTNSALIAKTVIENSFQVMAIHFMAIAQAVDCLQIQDKLSSRTRAIYDEVRAIIPVFIEDSPKYKEIEAMVAYLKGGEMHL is encoded by the coding sequence TTGATTATGGATCTGTATATGGGTATTCAAGATATTTACGATATCCTTTTTAATCGTAAAGAGCTGGTTGTTTCCGATGATATTAGGAAAAAAGTGGAGGCTAGCTATTGTTTTTTGGAGCGCTTTTCGAAGGATAAGGTGGTTTACGGCATAAACACGGGCTTTGGTCCGATGGCGCAGTACCGCGTAGACGACGAGCACCTCAAGCAGCTGCAGTATAACATCATTCGTTCCCATTCCGCAGGTGCTGGCGATCCGCTGCCCGAGCTCTACGTTAAGGCCGCCATGGTGGCGCGCCTGCTAACCTTTGCTCAGGGAAAGTCGGGGGTTCACATCGAGCTGGTTGACACCCTATCGAAGTTTATTAATAACAACATATACCCGGTTGTTCCGCAGCACGGAAGCGTGGGTGCCAGCGGCGACCTGGTTCAGCTGTCGCATATTGCCCTTACGCTTATTGGCGAGGGCGAGGTATTCTATAAGGGGGTACGCCGCGACACCCAAGGCGTACTCGAAGAGTTCGGCATAAGGCCACTTGGCGTACATATTCGCGAGGGGCTGGCCGTTTGTAACGGTACCGCCGTAATGACGGGTATTGGCTTGGTAAACCTGATTAACGCCCGCAGGCTGCTACGCTGGGGTGTTATTGCCGCTGTACTGATGAACGAGATTGCCGCATCGTACGACGACTTTATGTCGGAGGTGCTTAACAGCATGAAGTTCCATGAGGGGCAGCAGCGCATTGCTAAAATGATGCGCGACCTATCGGCCGACAGCTGCTGCCTACCCAAGCGCGAGGTGGAGCTTTACGGCGAAGCCAACAACGAAAAGATATTTAGCCATAAGGTGCAGCCCTACTACTCGCTGCGCTGCGTCCCTCAGATCCTAGGACCCGTTTTGGAGGAGCTCGATAACGCCGAAAAGGTGCTGGTAAACGAGCTCAACTCGGTAGACGATAATCCCGTTGTGGATACCGAAACCCAAAGCGTTTACCACGGTGGTAACTTCCACGGCGACTACGTATCGTACGAGATGGATAAGCTTAAGATTGCCATCACCAAGCTTACCATGCTTTGCGAGCGCCAGATGAACTACCTGTTTCACGATAAGATTAACGGCATTCTGCCTCCATTTGTAAATATGGGCGTTCTTGGTCTTAACTACGGCTTGCAGGCGGCGCAGTTTACGGCTACCTCTACCACTGCCGAGTGCCAAACGCTATCCAACCCCATGTACGTGCATAGCATCCCCAACAACAACGACAATCAGGATATCGTAAGCATGGGTACCAACTCGGCGCTGATTGCCAAAACGGTTATCGAGAACTCGTTTCAGGTGATGGCCATCCACTTTATGGCAATTGCACAGGCGGTAGATTGTCTACAAATACAGGATAAGCTATCAAGCAGAACTAGGGCTATATACGATGAGGTAAGGGCTATCATTCCTGTCTTTATCGAGGATAGCCCTAAGTACAAGGAGATAGAGGCGATGGTTGCCTACCTTAAGGGTGGAGAGATGCACCTATAA
- a CDS encoding lipid biosynthesis B12-binding/radical SAM protein: MKKTILLVSANRHHIPYPVYPIGVSYLRGYLESNLAGFHVEVFDCNLHTNEELAQVLQQLDPAYVGVSLRNIDGANSLDRSSFIGSYRDIVSCIRTNSTATVFIGGAGFSIYPQALIDALKPDYGIIGEGEESLCELVRALEQGQDPSRIEGVACYVDGTFRCNPHTKYLKSLDVKFEHNLIDFYWQSSGMLNIQTKRGCPYSCIYCSYPLIDGRKVRTLDTDLIVDNIKRVKAEKGVDYLFFTDSVFNIYNSYNIELAEKIIKSGLKIRWGAYFSPSNLSDEMLALFRASGLTHIEFGTESFSDSQLVNYGKHFTFREVLEASELCLKHNVYYAHFLILGGYGETQQTLKETIENSKRIRYSVFFPYMGMRVYPGTKLQAIAIEKGLISSNDDLLAPTYYLEDGFEVEEVKRMALETGKAWVFPDDPQSDMMDVLRYKRNKKGLLWEYLRRP, from the coding sequence ATGAAGAAGACCATACTGCTTGTTTCTGCCAACCGTCACCACATACCCTACCCCGTGTATCCCATCGGGGTATCCTATTTACGTGGCTACCTGGAGTCGAACCTCGCAGGTTTTCATGTTGAGGTGTTTGATTGTAACCTGCATACCAACGAGGAGCTGGCTCAGGTGCTTCAGCAGCTAGATCCAGCTTACGTGGGGGTGTCGTTGCGCAACATCGATGGGGCAAACTCGTTGGATAGGTCGAGCTTCATTGGTAGCTATAGGGATATTGTTAGCTGCATCAGAACCAACTCTACGGCAACGGTATTTATTGGTGGTGCCGGCTTCTCCATCTATCCGCAGGCGCTGATCGATGCGCTTAAGCCCGACTATGGGATTATAGGGGAAGGAGAGGAGTCGTTGTGCGAGCTGGTTAGAGCGCTCGAACAGGGGCAAGATCCTTCGAGGATAGAGGGCGTAGCCTGCTATGTTGATGGTACCTTTAGGTGTAATCCCCATACAAAATACTTGAAGTCGCTCGACGTTAAGTTCGAGCATAACCTTATAGATTTTTACTGGCAGAGCAGCGGGATGCTTAACATCCAAACTAAAAGGGGATGCCCCTACAGCTGCATCTACTGCTCCTATCCGCTCATTGATGGACGAAAGGTGCGTACGCTTGACACCGATCTGATTGTAGATAACATAAAGCGCGTTAAGGCGGAGAAGGGTGTCGACTACCTTTTCTTTACCGATTCGGTATTCAATATTTACAACAGCTACAACATCGAGCTGGCCGAAAAGATTATCAAGAGCGGCTTAAAGATACGATGGGGAGCCTACTTCTCCCCAAGCAACCTTAGCGATGAGATGCTGGCGCTCTTTAGGGCATCGGGACTAACGCATATCGAGTTTGGTACCGAGTCGTTTTCGGATAGCCAGCTGGTTAACTACGGAAAACATTTTACCTTTAGGGAGGTGCTAGAGGCCTCGGAGCTGTGCCTAAAGCATAACGTATACTACGCGCACTTCCTTATTCTGGGAGGTTACGGCGAGACGCAGCAGACGCTAAAGGAAACTATAGAGAACTCTAAGCGGATACGCTATAGCGTATTCTTCCCCTATATGGGGATGAGGGTATATCCCGGAACTAAGCTGCAGGCAATTGCCATAGAGAAGGGGCTGATCTCGTCCAACGACGACCTGCTTGCTCCAACCTACTACCTCGAGGATGGCTTTGAGGTGGAGGAGGTAAAACGAATGGCTTTGGAAACTGGAAAGGCTTGGGTCTTCCCCGACGATCCGCAGAGCGATATGATGGACGTGCTGCGCTACAAGCGTAACAAAAAAGGATTACTATGGGAATATCTAAGAAGGCCATAA
- a CDS encoding acyl-CoA thioesterase — protein sequence MAKKVKRQVPSLINRTPFRVRFSEVDSMQIVWHGEYVRYFEDGREAFGRQYGGLGYMEMYNSGYVVPLVKISLEFKYPLVCGDTAIVETRYINCEAAKILFEYTIYRESDMQVVATGESTQVFLNRDNVLELVNPEFYIQWKKKWGVE from the coding sequence ATGGCAAAGAAAGTAAAGCGGCAAGTTCCAAGTTTAATAAATCGTACCCCATTTAGGGTACGTTTTAGCGAGGTCGATTCGATGCAGATTGTGTGGCATGGAGAGTATGTTCGCTACTTCGAGGATGGCCGCGAAGCATTTGGCCGACAGTATGGAGGATTGGGCTACATGGAGATGTATAACAGCGGCTATGTGGTTCCCCTAGTAAAGATAAGCTTAGAGTTTAAGTATCCGTTGGTGTGCGGAGATACGGCTATCGTAGAAACGCGCTACATCAACTGTGAGGCGGCAAAAATTTTATTCGAGTATACCATATACCGCGAGTCGGACATGCAGGTGGTGGCAACAGGCGAGAGCACGCAGGTATTTCTGAATAGGGATAACGTGCTGGAGCTGGTTAACCCTGAGTTTTACATTCAGTGGAAGAAGAAAT
- the fabG gene encoding 3-oxoacyl-ACP reductase FabG has protein sequence MRYALVTGGSRGIGRAICLKLAEMGYTVVVNYKSNREEAQKTLELIAEQGGAGEMLQFDVASAHDTAAALEGWHAANVGAHISVLVNNAGIRKDNLMMWMQPEEWSSVLNISLNGFYNVTQPLLKNMLVKKFGRIINVVSLSGIKGLPGQTNYSAAKGGVIAATKALAQEVAKKGVTVNAVAPGFIKTEMTADLDEADLKRLIPTGRFGEAKEVAELVGFLASEHSAYITGEVISINGGLYT, from the coding sequence ATGAGATATGCATTGGTAACCGGAGGTAGTCGCGGAATAGGGCGGGCAATTTGTTTAAAGCTTGCCGAGATGGGTTACACGGTGGTTGTAAACTATAAGTCGAATAGGGAAGAGGCCCAAAAAACGCTTGAGCTTATAGCCGAGCAGGGTGGAGCGGGCGAGATGCTGCAGTTTGATGTGGCTAGCGCGCACGATACAGCCGCTGCGCTCGAAGGTTGGCATGCCGCAAATGTAGGTGCGCATATTTCCGTATTGGTAAACAATGCTGGAATACGCAAGGATAACCTGATGATGTGGATGCAGCCAGAGGAGTGGAGCTCGGTGCTCAACATCAGCCTTAACGGGTTTTACAACGTAACCCAGCCGTTACTAAAGAACATGCTGGTAAAGAAGTTCGGACGTATTATAAACGTCGTATCGCTATCGGGCATTAAGGGGCTACCCGGGCAAACCAACTATTCGGCCGCTAAGGGTGGCGTGATTGCTGCCACCAAGGCGCTAGCGCAGGAGGTTGCCAAGAAGGGGGTTACCGTAAATGCGGTGGCTCCTGGCTTTATTAAGACAGAAATGACCGCCGACCTCGATGAGGCCGACCTCAAAAGGCTTATCCCCACAGGCCGATTTGGCGAAGCGAAGGAGGTAGCCGAGCTGGTGGGCTTCCTTGCCTCTGAGCATTCGGCCTACATAACCGGTGAGGTTATTTCGATAAACGGAGGATTGTACACGTAG
- a CDS encoding YybH family protein, whose amino-acid sequence MDKRTTSETIIALERAALDAWHNGNPTPYLELYSEDFTYFDPMHERRIDGRDRIKMLYEGMRGTVKMDKFEMINPVVQATDTMAVLTYNLHSYSGETIWKENCTEVYRLNSGREWKIVHSHWSLTSAATS is encoded by the coding sequence ATGGATAAGCGTACTACCTCAGAAACCATCATTGCGTTGGAGAGAGCGGCTCTCGACGCGTGGCACAACGGTAACCCGACACCCTATCTCGAACTTTACTCCGAGGACTTCACCTATTTCGATCCCATGCACGAAAGGCGGATCGACGGGAGGGATAGGATAAAGATGCTGTACGAGGGCATGCGGGGTACGGTAAAGATGGATAAGTTCGAAATGATAAATCCTGTTGTACAGGCAACCGATACCATGGCCGTTCTTACCTACAACCTGCATTCGTACTCGGGCGAAACGATCTGGAAGGAGAACTGTACGGAGGTGTATAGGCTCAACAGTGGCCGCGAGTGGAAGATAGTTCACAGCCACTGGTCGCTCACCAGCGCTGCTACTAGCTAA
- a CDS encoding hydroxymyristoyl-ACP dehydratase, whose protein sequence is MGISKKAIIEGDEVLRYIPQRPPMVMVDKFYGVQENMSASGLLVTPENIFCEDGVLQECGVIEHIAQSAAMRIGYIHISNGTEVPIGFIGSISKLTIESLPCVGDDIYTEVEVEMEVFDITLISAKVTLGERIIAECQMKVATPGSTK, encoded by the coding sequence ATGGGAATATCTAAGAAGGCCATAATAGAGGGAGATGAGGTGCTGAGGTATATTCCGCAGCGCCCGCCGATGGTAATGGTTGATAAGTTCTATGGAGTACAGGAGAACATGTCGGCCAGCGGATTGCTGGTGACGCCGGAGAACATCTTCTGCGAAGATGGGGTGCTGCAGGAGTGCGGCGTCATTGAGCATATTGCCCAGTCGGCTGCCATGCGCATTGGCTACATTCATATAAGCAACGGAACGGAGGTTCCCATTGGCTTTATAGGATCAATAAGTAAGCTAACGATAGAGAGCCTTCCTTGTGTAGGCGATGATATATACACCGAGGTGGAGGTGGAGATGGAGGTTTTCGACATCACCCTGATCTCGGCAAAGGTAACGCTCGGTGAGAGGATTATTGCCGAGTGCCAAATGAAGGTGGCAACACCAGGTTCGACAAAATAG
- a CDS encoding beta-ketoacyl-[acyl-carrier-protein] synthase family protein produces MNRVVITGMGIYSCIGKNLEEVKESLYNGKSGIGFDSARKDMGFRSGLTGMLELPDLKGKLDRRSRVCLPEQGYYAYVATLEALQNAGVDHDFLLQNEVGILYGNDSSAKAVIEGVDIMRAKNNTTLIGSGNIFQAMNSTVTMNLSTIFNLRGINFTIAGACASGSHSIGMAYLLIKSGLQDYVICGGAQEVNSYSVGSFDGLSAFSIREDDPTAASRPFDKNRDGLIPSGGAATLFVESLDSALRRGATILGEIVGYGFSSNGDHISVPNVDGPRRSLQMAIRDAGVDTKDIAYVNAHATSTPIGDFNEAKAISEVFGEHKPYVASTKSMTGHEMWMAGASEIIYSTLMMQHGFIAPNINLTEKDEASQALNIPTQTVEMEFDTFLSNSFGFGGTNSTLIVKKYNK; encoded by the coding sequence ATGAATAGAGTGGTTATTACTGGTATGGGAATTTACTCCTGTATCGGCAAAAATCTTGAGGAGGTAAAGGAGTCATTATATAACGGGAAATCCGGCATCGGATTCGATTCTGCCCGTAAGGATATGGGTTTTCGTTCGGGTTTAACTGGAATGCTGGAGCTGCCCGATCTTAAGGGAAAGCTCGATCGTCGTAGCCGTGTTTGCCTACCCGAGCAGGGATACTACGCCTATGTAGCTACGCTCGAGGCGTTGCAGAACGCAGGTGTCGATCACGACTTCTTGCTGCAGAACGAGGTAGGGATTCTTTACGGAAACGACAGCTCGGCCAAGGCGGTGATTGAGGGAGTTGATATCATGCGCGCCAAGAACAACACCACGCTTATCGGTTCGGGCAACATCTTCCAGGCGATGAACTCAACCGTTACCATGAACCTTTCGACGATCTTTAATCTTCGAGGTATCAACTTTACCATTGCTGGGGCCTGTGCCAGCGGCTCTCACTCTATTGGTATGGCCTATCTTCTTATAAAGAGCGGGCTTCAGGACTACGTAATTTGTGGTGGAGCGCAGGAGGTAAACAGCTACTCGGTGGGCAGCTTCGATGGACTAAGCGCCTTCTCCATTCGCGAGGATGATCCTACTGCGGCATCGCGCCCATTCGATAAGAACAGGGATGGCTTAATTCCTAGCGGTGGTGCCGCCACCCTATTTGTCGAGAGCTTAGATTCGGCCCTTCGAAGAGGGGCAACCATTCTAGGCGAGATTGTAGGTTACGGCTTCTCCTCAAACGGCGATCATATATCGGTGCCCAATGTGGATGGACCACGCCGCTCGCTGCAGATGGCAATAAGGGATGCAGGGGTTGACACCAAGGATATTGCCTACGTCAACGCCCATGCCACATCTACCCCTATTGGCGACTTCAACGAGGCTAAGGCTATCAGCGAGGTGTTTGGCGAGCATAAGCCTTACGTGGCCTCTACCAAGTCGATGACCGGACACGAGATGTGGATGGCTGGTGCTAGCGAAATAATCTACTCGACCCTGATGATGCAGCACGGTTTTATAGCGCCAAACATCAACCTTACCGAAAAGGATGAGGCTTCGCAGGCGCTTAATATCCCTACTCAAACGGTAGAGATGGAGTTTGACACCTTCCTATCCAACTCGTTCGGATTTGGAGGTACCAACTCGACCCTAATTGTGAAAAAGTATAATAAATAG
- a CDS encoding phosphopantetheine-binding protein yields MTREEIVEKLTLVLADEFEVDASIITPDAPLMETLDLDSLDLVDVVVLVEQNFGVTLKGPDFVGIKTFEDFYNLISAKVNEAS; encoded by the coding sequence ATGACAAGAGAAGAGATTGTTGAAAAGCTGACCCTAGTGTTGGCCGATGAATTTGAGGTGGATGCTTCTATTATTACACCCGATGCCCCTTTAATGGAAACCCTAGACCTCGACAGCCTCGATCTTGTAGACGTGGTGGTGCTGGTTGAGCAAAACTTTGGCGTAACGCTAAAAGGTCCAGATTTCGTGGGCATCAAAACGTTCGAAGATTTTTATAACCTGATCTCTGCAAAGGTTAATGAAGCAAGCTAG
- a CDS encoding acyltransferase, with product MKQASSKAWSGKSRGGSFGHLFFILVIRYLGVRAAYFHLLFVVPYFVPFAPKATKAIWCYNRHILKYGVVKAGWMILVSYYRFGQTIIDKVAILNGMASRYKFEFDNYDEFLSVLNSGQGVTIIGAHVGSWEVGAPFFDHYGRKINIVMYDAEYQKIKAALEKSAGSRNYKVIPLTDDSLDSIIRIKAAVDSREYVCFQGDRYMSDKNVIHSSFLGADARFPSGPFLVASRLRVPVVFYFAMRERGRKYRFYFRVATPVVRTATQKPEGQLFGQYIKELEAIVSRYPQQWFNFYQFWN from the coding sequence ATGAAGCAAGCTAGCAGCAAGGCATGGAGTGGCAAGTCAAGAGGAGGCTCGTTTGGGCACCTCTTTTTTATTCTTGTGATAAGGTATCTGGGAGTAAGGGCTGCCTATTTTCATCTGCTGTTTGTTGTTCCCTACTTTGTGCCCTTTGCACCTAAGGCTACCAAGGCTATATGGTGCTACAACCGCCATATCCTTAAGTACGGAGTGGTTAAGGCCGGGTGGATGATCTTGGTTAGTTACTACCGCTTTGGACAAACCATCATCGATAAGGTGGCCATCCTAAATGGGATGGCTAGCCGCTATAAGTTCGAATTCGATAACTACGATGAGTTTCTTAGCGTGCTTAACTCGGGACAAGGTGTTACCATAATTGGTGCGCACGTGGGCAGCTGGGAGGTAGGCGCTCCATTCTTCGACCACTACGGTCGTAAGATAAACATAGTGATGTACGACGCCGAATACCAAAAGATAAAGGCTGCCTTAGAGAAGAGTGCGGGTAGTAGAAACTATAAGGTTATTCCGCTAACAGACGACTCGCTGGACAGCATTATCAGAATTAAGGCTGCCGTTGATAGCAGGGAGTATGTCTGCTTTCAGGGCGATAGGTACATGTCGGATAAGAATGTTATTCACTCCTCCTTTTTGGGCGCCGATGCCCGCTTTCCTTCTGGGCCATTTCTGGTGGCATCGAGGTTGCGTGTGCCGGTGGTTTTCTACTTTGCCATGCGCGAGAGGGGGCGTAAGTACCGCTTCTACTTTAGGGTGGCAACGCCGGTGGTGCGTACCGCTACCCAAAAACCAGAGGGGCAGCTGTTCGGACAGTATATTAAGGAGCTGGAAGCTATTGTGTCGAGGTATCCTCAGCAGTGGTTTAACTTTTACCAATTTTGGAATTAA
- a CDS encoding TlpA disulfide reductase family protein, producing the protein MNLKKTKLGLSLALMGISSVLFSQIPFEIKGKVDGMTTDSVMLFKIVNNKEQLWQKTTMNNGEFAFKGSVDAPELCMVRLGANKFPIKYFFVDKGVLTYRCSFDKEKNRPLVPSIEGNATQNQLIAYEKGKKEFQAAISEFNQKLRNEKDKLTPEQKEQIENKIDSLYNAMDVYNKQSIVTYANSVVSPYIIKSEFLYSANTSELKSYLNLYPATVRKSAITKEIAEYVTRLEKVDVGSPAPNIKFKTVDGKDFELASLKGKVYVIDFWASWCGPCRKENPNMVKLYSDLHPKGLEMVGISLDKSLEPWKAAIEKDALTWTHISDLKYWQSEAAKLYVISAVPTTILIDKDGKIVARGLHGEKLRKAVEDLLNQ; encoded by the coding sequence ATGAACCTAAAGAAAACGAAGCTTGGCCTAAGCCTTGCGTTAATGGGCATTTCGTCAGTACTTTTTTCCCAGATCCCATTCGAGATTAAAGGGAAAGTGGATGGAATGACAACCGACTCTGTGATGCTTTTCAAGATTGTAAACAACAAAGAGCAGCTCTGGCAAAAGACAACCATGAATAATGGTGAATTTGCCTTTAAGGGAAGCGTAGATGCTCCTGAGCTGTGCATGGTACGACTGGGAGCGAATAAATTTCCCATCAAGTATTTTTTTGTTGATAAAGGAGTTCTGACCTACCGCTGCAGTTTCGACAAAGAAAAAAATCGTCCATTGGTTCCTTCCATCGAAGGCAATGCAACCCAAAACCAGCTAATCGCGTACGAAAAAGGTAAAAAGGAATTTCAAGCAGCAATATCAGAGTTTAACCAAAAGTTGCGAAACGAAAAGGATAAGCTAACTCCGGAGCAGAAAGAGCAGATTGAAAATAAAATAGACTCCCTATACAACGCCATGGATGTCTACAACAAACAAAGTATTGTGACCTATGCAAATTCTGTAGTATCACCCTACATCATCAAATCTGAGTTTCTCTACAGTGCGAATACATCAGAGCTTAAAAGCTACCTAAATCTATACCCTGCTACCGTAAGAAAATCGGCCATTACTAAAGAAATTGCTGAGTATGTAACCCGTCTTGAAAAGGTAGATGTTGGATCACCTGCTCCTAATATTAAGTTTAAGACAGTAGATGGTAAGGATTTTGAGCTCGCATCGCTTAAGGGCAAAGTTTACGTTATCGACTTCTGGGCATCATGGTGTGGTCCCTGTCGCAAAGAAAACCCCAACATGGTTAAGCTCTACAGCGATCTACATCCGAAAGGCTTAGAAATGGTAGGAATCTCGTTGGATAAAAGCTTGGAACCGTGGAAAGCTGCTATCGAAAAAGATGCCCTTACATGGACCCATATCTCCGATCTAAAGTACTGGCAGTCTGAAGCGGCAAAGTTGTACGTAATCTCAGCCGTACCAACAACCATTCTTATTGATAAAGATGGAAAGATTGTTGCCAGAGGTTTACATGGAGAAAAGCTTAGAAAGGCGGTAGAAGATCTTCTTAACCAATAA